The following proteins are co-located in the Schistocerca nitens isolate TAMUIC-IGC-003100 chromosome 2, iqSchNite1.1, whole genome shotgun sequence genome:
- the LOC126237348 gene encoding proline-rich protein HaeIII subfamily 1-like: protein MRATVAALLLCLVVAACRCQETPPGPPGPTDGPQPTGPPGPPTGGPDPTGQPTGGPEPTGPPGTPTGGPEPTGPPGPPTGGPEPTGQPTGGPQPTGGPQPTGGPQPTEGPQPTGPPGPPGPSSGGLWGC from the exons ATGAGGGCGACAGTGGCAGCTCTCCTTCTGTGTCTTGTG GTGGCAGCATGCCGCTGCCAGGAGACTCCGCCTGGCCCTCCTGGACCAACTGATGGTCCACAGCCAACTGGTCCACCTGGCCCACCAACTGGAGGCCCTGATCCGACAGGTCAACCTACTGGAGGTCCTGAACCAACTGGACCACCAGGCACACCAACAGGAGGTCCTGAACCAACTGGGCCACCTGGCCCACCAACTGGAGGTCCTGAACCAACAGGTCAGCCCACTGGAGGTCCTCAACCAACTGGAGGGCCCCAACCAACTGGTGGACCTCAGCCTACAGAAGGCCCACAGCCTACTGGCCCACCAGGGCCACCAGGACCGTCTTCTGGGGGACTTTGGGGTTGTTGA